CCTACGAAAAAACGTTGCCCGAGAAATGCTTCCACAAACCTGCCAACTGATGATATTGTCATTTTAGCCATGTCAGCCTCCTGCTAGTTTCACTTTTACTGGTATACTACCAGATTAAACAGGGGAGTGCTGACATGGTATTTTATGTCTTATTTTCCCATACTGGCGCGGATCATGTCCGCTACCCTGCGTTTTAGCTCACGGACCGGGATGATATATGTGATCGGGCAGTTGAGACAGTGCTTATCAGTGATATTTCCGGTGATGAGTTGTTTGCGTAGATCCGTATAGCCGGGTGTGTGCATGGCTTCGCGGACATTGTTGTAATTATTGAGATTCGCCATGATGTCGCCACGGATACAGCAGGAATGCAAGCTACCGTCCGGCATTATGTAGACTGAATTCCATGGGAAGAGACACGCTCTTGTTTCTCCCGGACCTGGAATGCCGCTTTTTTGACCATACATCCGTGCATCACCCTGAATGCTGTGCATTTGTATGCCCAGCTCTACTGGTTTTACTGCCAGTTCCAGATCCACTTTATATTCTTTTCCCGCGTGTTCCACTGTCAGCTTTGCTTCGACCATTTCTTTCCATGCTGGATGCATGCTCATGCGGAGTTTGTTTTGCTCGGCAATTTTAAGTGCTCGCTCAACGCACCCAAGGGCTTCTCGGAATTCGTCCTGATGAAGAGAAAAAATGCTGTTGACCGGAAGCTTCCTATCATCAAAATATGCAAGCTCATTGCAGTTCAACTGGGGGACATTGTTGGAAACCGCAAGGCTTACAAGGGCCGGAAGTTGTGAAACCACACGGTCTGTCAGGGTACACATCCACTGAAAGTCGGGCATGGGTAAGTCTTGGTTGATAGCCGCAGCCCTGATTTTGTGCATATTTAAAAGCATTCTTTGCAGGTTCGCGGGGGGCCGTACTTCTTTAAGAATTTCAGGGTCAGGAGAGTCTATACTGAATTGAATATGATTGAATCTGGCAAGGACGCGGCAATCCTCGTCACTCAGTTCCATATTGAAGTTGGAGCAAAGGTTCATGGTTACCTCGGCATCCAGAAGTTCTGTGCAGTACTCTGTCCAATTTTTACCGATGAGTGTTTCCCCGTAAAATCCTACAGTAGCCTGAATGACGTCGTTTTCCTTTATGTAATCCACGGTTTTGCGCAGCAGGGAGTTGTCCATTTCCATACCCTCAGCTTTGTTCCAACTCTGGGGGCAATATACGCAGCTCAAATTGCATTTGGTGATTGGCTGAAAATTAACTGAATCAAGCTGTAGCGGAGGAAAGCGCAGGTCATAATCGGATAATATCTCGGGGAAATCATGCTCATTTTCGTCTTGGGCAAATTTTGTAACCTTGTTGATGAATTCAGCGGCCTCACGGCTTACATTATCCCACTCAGCGCTCATCTTTCCGTTATGGATGCGTACTTCTTTTTCTACAAACTGACGGTGCAAATGGTCCGCCCGGTCAGCAGCCCATGCGGATATATAGTCGATACTCATAGGTGTATCTAACTGTATAGTTCTTACGTCCTGTTTACTTAGATCAAAGGCAATCATTTCATCGGAGTCCGTGACAACGTATATTTCATCCATGCTTTCGCAGATGCTCTGGACGCAATCGTCGTCAATTGCTCCGTAGAACTCGTTAAGGACAACCGGATTGATCATAATAGGGTGGAGATGGAAATTATAGGCGACTACTCCTTCCTCTGGAATTTCCCACAAAAGTTGTGACGGCCAGCCATTGGCATTCGGAGAGTCGACAAAAGCGTTTCTGGTATCCGGATGAATATGTTTTATGGCCAGATCAACCATTTCCCGTGCTTCGATAGGGGCTGCAACGGAATCATCGGAAAAGAATAGTTCTCGCATGCGTGGACGGAATTTTTCTCTCGTTACCCGCATTGTTCCGATCATGATGGCCTTGTAGCCTTCTTTGCTTCGCAGGTAGAGGTTCCGAAAAGTGGATTCTGAAATGACAGCATCCGGGGCAAGAACAACAGTTCTTGCTTTTTCCTCGTGCGCTTTGCGCAGGGCGTGTTTGTGACTTTGGACCATGTATTCGTACTTATTGGCACTATCCATCATATCGAAATCAACAGTATATAGCCGCACATCCATAATCCGGGTCAGCTCCTTAAAAGCAGGGGATTGCTTTATGGTTCGACTGTCTTCGGGGGTGGTGTAAATGATGTAAACTGAGCGGGCTTCGGTGTTCAGGGCTTCTAAGTTGTTGGGTCCAAATTGTGTAGGCAGGGTGTCATTTACAAACAGGGATGTGAAATCATCGCCAAAGACGGTAATGACGATGTGGAAGTAAATTGGGTCTTTACCACGGTGAACATTGTTCTCCACATATTCATCACAGGGAAAAACATCCATGTCAGCTGCGTTGTACGCATGTTGCAGGTATTGCTGTTTGATTTTTTCATCGTTGGGTGCGAGCTGAAGAGCATGGCTGAACAGCTCTCCAGCCTGATACAGCATTTCCTGCCGGGTAAAAAAATCGGCGATACTCAGTGAGGTTTCAAGGTCCGGCTTGGTCAGTTCAAGATATTGTTTAAAATACTTTACAGCGGTTTTTGGCTGGTCGCATTTTACGGCTAACTCTGCAGTGAGTTTAATCGCTAACGTATTTTGACTTTCTTCCTTGAGCATCCGTTTCAGTGCGATTTCTGCTTCAATGTAGTTTTCATCAGCAAGAAATTGGGCTGCCTCATCTAAAAGCTGTTCAATATTCATATGTTCTCCGTAAGTGATGCAGGTTGCAGGAAAATATTTATCAGTCCGGGATAATGAAATTTATTTGTGGATAGCAGCCATTTATACGCTGGGCAATACGTGTTCCCAATTCTTTGTTGAATCCCATTATTACCGCCGCTCCCTGTGGAATGCTTTCCGGGCCGATGATGGGAATGTTCATGTGGGTTTGACCTTGTTTGCTCGGGTCTTCATCAACAAAAAAGGAAACTTCATCAAGTGATGCAGCCAGCCACGTTCCGGCTACGGCTGTACCAAAGATTCCAACTTTTTGTTTTGCGCAAGCTTGTTTTGCTTTGCGGTGCAGTTGATTTAGCCAGTCCAAAGAGCTGTTCATTCTTTGCAGATTCTTCTCAATCTGGACCGAGGGTTGATTCGTTACTCCTTTCCGGGCAGTGAAGCCGATTTCTTTGGCCAACCAAGGGTCAGTGCGTTTGATGACTTCCAAACCTGACTGTACAGCTAAAAATTCCAGAGTGTCCGGGGTGAAATGTGAGCAGTGGTCGCAGACCATAAGGTCAAAGGGATTATCTTCAAATGATGAAGTATGAACCATGATTTGTCCGCCATCGCGGAGCAGGCCAGCTAATTGTTTAAAAGTACCTAACGGATCGGTCAGGTGTTCAATCACATAAGTCATGGTGATCAGGTCGAATTTGCGGTCGATCTGATTTAATTTTCCGGAATAAAATCCTTTCACTCCGG
This DNA window, taken from Marinifilum sp. JC120, encodes the following:
- a CDS encoding radical SAM protein, coding for MNIEQLLDEAAQFLADENYIEAEIALKRMLKEESQNTLAIKLTAELAVKCDQPKTAVKYFKQYLELTKPDLETSLSIADFFTRQEMLYQAGELFSHALQLAPNDEKIKQQYLQHAYNAADMDVFPCDEYVENNVHRGKDPIYFHIVITVFGDDFTSLFVNDTLPTQFGPNNLEALNTEARSVYIIYTTPEDSRTIKQSPAFKELTRIMDVRLYTVDFDMMDSANKYEYMVQSHKHALRKAHEEKARTVVLAPDAVISESTFRNLYLRSKEGYKAIMIGTMRVTREKFRPRMRELFFSDDSVAAPIEAREMVDLAIKHIHPDTRNAFVDSPNANGWPSQLLWEIPEEGVVAYNFHLHPIMINPVVLNEFYGAIDDDCVQSICESMDEIYVVTDSDEMIAFDLSKQDVRTIQLDTPMSIDYISAWAADRADHLHRQFVEKEVRIHNGKMSAEWDNVSREAAEFINKVTKFAQDENEHDFPEILSDYDLRFPPLQLDSVNFQPITKCNLSCVYCPQSWNKAEGMEMDNSLLRKTVDYIKENDVIQATVGFYGETLIGKNWTEYCTELLDAEVTMNLCSNFNMELSDEDCRVLARFNHIQFSIDSPDPEILKEVRPPANLQRMLLNMHKIRAAAINQDLPMPDFQWMCTLTDRVVSQLPALVSLAVSNNVPQLNCNELAYFDDRKLPVNSIFSLHQDEFREALGCVERALKIAEQNKLRMSMHPAWKEMVEAKLTVEHAGKEYKVDLELAVKPVELGIQMHSIQGDARMYGQKSGIPGPGETRACLFPWNSVYIMPDGSLHSCCIRGDIMANLNNYNNVREAMHTPGYTDLRKQLITGNITDKHCLNCPITYIIPVRELKRRVADMIRASMGK